The sequence CGTAGCAAATACTTCTACGGCCTTTAGGGCTTTCCGCTGCACAATCATAGAATAGGTATTCGCCCGTTTTTTTATCCTGGCCAATGACATCCGGTTCGCCGCCTGTATTTTCCATTTCATTGATCGACCACAGTTTTTCTGGATTAGCTTCCAGCTTTGCTTGTACATTAGCCCATTCTAGGCCATTATGGCGATTCATGTTTTTCTCAAAACGGGACTTCAATGCGAAGAGTAGTTCTTCATGTTGTTCTGGTGACAACTTCTTCTTATTGATTTTGATTTTGCTCATATTTCTATATTATCTCTATTGAACAGTTTGTGCCAGACGGTTTATTATTTATTGACCTGAGATGCCAGGATAGCTAAAGTTATTTCAATTTGCTTACGATCTCCTGCAAGCGGTTATGGGCCATATTTATGCCTTGTGCAAAGGGTAATTGCAGCATTTGATCCCTCAGTGCAACTGATCTGTATACAACATGTATTTTGAGTTTGCTGGTGCCTTCTGTAAGTTGTTCAAATTCCAGGAACTCAAGCTGAACATCAAAAGGCGCATGCTCCATCTCAAATGTGCGGGTAATTTTCCTGTTCGGACTAAACTCATGGATTACCCCATTTGCACTGAAAACCTTGTTCCCATTAGTATCGGTTGTTTCAAATTGCCAGCCGCCGTGGCTTTTATTTTCAAGTTTCAGCACTTTCGTTCCCATCCATTGTTCAACAATATCGGCCTCTGAATAAGCTTTAAAAAGTAATTCCAAAGGCAAATCAAATTCCCTTATGATCATTAAATCCTGTTTGCCGTCTTCGGCATGGATTTTTGTTTTTCGTTCCATATTATTTGGTTTTGTATTTTTTCATAATGGTTTCCAAATTATTAAACCTGTCATCCCACATGTTGCGGAAAGGTTCAATAAAGTCGGATACTTCTTTCATTTTTTTTGCACTGATGTTATAGTAAATTTCCCGGCCGTTTTGTTTTTGTTCAAGTAATTCGCACTCAGTAAGTATTTGAAGATGTTTTGAAATTGTTGGCCTTGCTGTGTCAAAGTTTGCCGCTATTGCACCCGCTGTCATGGATTGTGCGGCAACCAATAGAAGTATAGCCCTTCTTGTAGGGTCTGCAATGGCCTGGAATACGTCTCGTCTTAAATTCATCTTGTAGCTATTTGACTACAAATATATATGTAGTTAAATAGCTACGCAAATATTTCTGGGAGTTTTCTAATGATTGTTCCACTTATTCAGATTAGATAACGGCTGTCTTTTGGTGATAATGAAGTCCTGCGATTTTCCGGTACTCCTTAACCTATTGTCACAGGGGTGGCTGACCACAATAGTTAGCGACAGGGATAGTGACCCTGATATTGTAGCTGAAACGGCCGGCTGTATGGTGTGCTGAAACTTATTGCAACAACTCTTTAGAGGATTTTTTATAACTTTTACGGAATTAGCATTGTGTAATATGGGCAGCATTTTCTCCGGTTATAAAGTGATCTTCTTATATGGCATTGCCCTGGCTGCCATCATGTTATTATTAAGATGGCTCGAGTTCCGCTTCATCATCATGGACCACAGCTTTGAAGTATATATTGGTGCCATTGCCTTAATCTTCACCAGCCTGGGCATCTGGTTCGCGCTGAAACTTACCAAACCTAAAACCCGAACCATTATAGTAGAGAAAGAAGTCTACATCACACCACCTGTTGACGGATTTGTTCCTGATGATAGCACCCTGCAAAGAATTGGCATCAGCAAACGCGAATGGGAAGTGCTGGAGCTGATGGCAAAGGGTCTCAGCAACCAGGAGATAGCCACACAATTGTACCTGTCCCTGAATACGATAAAGACCCATTCATCCAACCTGTTCGAAAAACTGGACGTGAAACGAAGAACGCAAGCCATTGAAAAAGCAAAAAGGCTGGGAATACTGGCCTGATACTTTCATGCTTTTGTATGAATAGGGGTGTATAGAATGAAAATCACCCTAAAGTGTGAGACCAATCTGGCAACAAGGGTTGAAATTTACCATCAACAATCACTAAAGCAAAACATTATGAAAAAAACTGTTTTTGTTTGCGGACTTGCAGCCGGACTGATCAGCGCTTCCATGTTCATCGGCCTCATGATCCTCGGCAAGGCTGGTGACGATCACTTCGAAAACGGTATGGTCATTGGCTTTTCCCTCATGATCCTGGCCTTCTCCCTCATTTTCGTGGGCACTAAGATCACGCGCGACAAATACAACGGCGGCATCATTTCCTTCGGAAAAGCCTTTCGCGTAGGCTTATATATCACCCTCATTGCTGCTACCATTTATGTGCTGGTCTGGCTGATCGATTACTATTTATTTATCCCAGATTTCGCCGACAAATACGCCGCACAGGCCATAAAAAAATTACAGGAATCCGGCGCCACTGCCGACGCAATCGCCAAAAAAACAAAAGAGATGGAAGCCTTCAGCCGCATGTATAAGAACCCTTTCTTTAATGCGCTGATCACCTATTCTGAAATAGTTCCTGTTGGTCTGCTTGTTTCACTGGTCAGTGCCTGGATCCTGAAAAGGAAAACACCTGCCATCCTTCCTGAAAGCCATTAAACATGGACTGCGCGCATCAGGGTTCCTGGATGGATTTAGCTGGTTGCGAGAACCATTTCGGTCCTTCTGCCGTCATATATACGCAATCCTCGAACCGAACCCCAAATTCGCCTGGTATAGCAATTGTAGGCTCAATACTGAAGCACATGCCGGCCTCCAGCACCAGGGGATTGTCTTTTACCATATTTCCCCATTCATGCCCATCCATACCTATGCCATGGCCGGTACGATGCGGTAATCCGGGTGTTTTATAACCCGGACCAAACCCTGCATCGGTGATTACTTTTCGCGCAGCTGCATCCACGTAACCGCAAGGAACACCAATTTTCGCAGCAGCAAATCCCGCAGCCTGGGCCTTCTTTTCAAGGTTCCAGATCTCCTGTTGCCTTTGGGTAGGCGCCGCGCCATAAACAACTGTCCGGGTAATATCCGAACAATAACCATGCACCTTGCAGCCACAATCCATCAGTACGATATCGCCCTTGCGTAAGGTCCGGGGTACCTTTGTGCCATGCGGAAATGCTGATGCCTCGCCAAAAAGGCATAAAGCAAAATCAGGATCGCCACCCAATTGCGCCTGCGCCTTGTTGATGATGGCCGACAATTCAGGGGGTGCCATTCCTTCTTTTAATTGGCTTATGCCCATTTTGATGGCCGCAAGGGTAATGTCATTGGCCTTTTGCATCAGCGCCAGTTCAGCGGGGGATTTGACCAGCCGGCAGGCTATCGAAACCGGGTCTCCGCTGACATAATTTAATTGCGGCGCTTCCTTCCGGATGCCGTCAGCTATGAAAAATCTTGTTTGCTCTTCAATACCTATCGTCCCGGATGTTATACCGGCATTTTTTAAAACGGTTACGATTTGTTTATATGGACTTTCATCTTCCTGCCAGGCATACACATCTTTTCCAATGGTCAACTGTTCGCGTAAGCGGGGTTCTTCAAAAGCCGGACAAACATAGGCAACCGGCCCTTTCACCGGAATGATGGCCACCATGGTCCTTTCGCTGGGCCACCAGCTGATACCTGTAAAATATTCCAGGGAAGTACCGCAATCCAATACCAGTGCACCCATATTATGTTGTACGAGTAATTGTTGTGCTTTTGCGATCCGCGCTTCCCTTTCCGCTACTGAAATCGGTGACACATCTCCAGTTATATCGGATAGTTCTTTTGTACCCTTTTGTGCAAATGCGCTGGAATGCAACCCGGTAAAAACGCCTGATGCTGCCAGGGCTGACAGGTTGATAAAATCTCTTCTCCTAAGGGCCATATATGCTAATTGGTGATGGATGATTATTGGTTTGAAGATACCTATTTTTAGGCGCCGACTACCTTTGTAAGCCATGAATCTGTTGCTAATAAAATTCAGCCGGTCACTTACAGGTTTCAATAAATTTGTGTAAACGCTGACAGGCATTACAATACCATTGCTTACCGTAGACTTGTTTATATTTGTGGCCGAACATGATGACCATCACCTGGCCCGGATTACTGAGCTGGGTAAGTTCTTGGTTTGACCCGGAAGACTGATCTCCAATATAATGTTTCGTTGTAGAAACGATTAAGGGTAAAAGCTTTAATTAGGATACGCTCAAATTGCCAGCATATGTTCAAATCTAAACCAGCCCCCATTAAAGCATTCTTCTGTTTCCTTTTCTTTTGTATCCTGCAACAAAATCTAAAGGCACAGTCAAAGAAAGCTGATACGGCTTCAACCACAGCAAAAAACAAGGAATTGGTCCTGAGCATCTTTCAGCAGGCCATTAATGAAAAACGGCTTGGGTACTTTGATAAAGTCTATGCTGCTGATGCTATAGATCATAGCGCTTTCCCCGGCCAGGAGCCGGGCCTCGGCGGCATAAAGAAAGCCGTGAGTGGGTTATTATCAGATATCCCTGACCTGAAAGTTACAGTGGAAGATCTCGTTGCAGAAGGCGATAAGGTAGCAACAAGGGAAACCTGGAAAGGGACCAAAAAAACAACCGGTAAAACAGGTACGGGAAGTATCATTCATATCTTCCTGATCCGGGATAATAAAGTTACGGAGGAATGGAGCCAGGGTTGGGATTGGCTGGAAAAATTTTAAAATGCTATGCGACATCATATATCTGTGCTGATATTCATTGTGTTTATTGGTTGTTCCAACCAGCCAGGCCAGAAAGTAGATACTGACAGCACCTACACCTGGAAGAAAATCCTCGATGGCGGCGAATGGAAGAAGAGCTATAATTTCCAGATGTTCAGCCTGAGAGACAGTCTCTGGATCTTTCACCCCGATGGAAACTGGGCGTCAAAGGATGGGTATACCTGGAACAAAACCATATTGCCAAATGTGATCAATAACCTGGCATTTTTAGACTATGTTCCCTTCAAAGAGGGTGTATTGGGTTTAGGTCATTTTGAAGGGAATATTGAACGGTTTTCCTTCAGCTCAGGTATTGTAATAACAATCGATGGCCGGCATTGGAACACGTTGTCAGTTAACAGTAATCTTCCTGCGCGATTTTTTTACCACCCATTTGTTTTTAATGATAAGCTCTGGATCATTGGTGGTGAGGATAAAGACCGGCAATTTGCTGATATCTGGAATTCGGAAGATGGCGTCAGGTGGACCAAACAAAAAGATGGACTTCCATTTGGCCCCAGGAGCAATAGCCAGGTCGTTTTACTGGATGATAAACTCTACCTGCTCAACAATGATGTGTGGTCATCCACGGATGCCCTGCACTGGGAACTGGTAAGCCCTGAGATATTGAGGGGAGAGACCGTTTTCGGCTATGCGGCCCTGGTATATGACAGAAAGATATGGTTGATTGGATGTAACCGGAATGGCCTTTTTTCCAGCCAGGTGCTGGTGAGTGCTGATGGAAAGACCTGGCAATCTATGGAAGCACCCTGGTCCCCCCGTGGCGGTGTTGCAGCAGCAGTGCATAATGGTAAGATTTTTATGACGGGCGGAAAATACGGGGGCACAACTGATGCCCCCGATTTCAGGTACAGTAATGATCTTTGGGTAATGGAAAAATCTAAGTAATTATTTTATTTATCGTCTTCTACATTAGCCACTTCATACATATCTTTCCCATCCAACTGAATGGGTTGAAAATAAGTTTCACCCAATTTTACATAGGTAACATCACCCATTTTAACTTCTTCACCACCTTCTGAAACATGCTCAACAACTGATCCGGCAAGTGGGGCTACAACCTTATAACCTTTTGAATTCTTTTCATAAAAGGTTCCGCCATAATAATAATTCTTGGTATTGTCATCCAATGTAATAGTCTCATAACCAGATGGCAGGGTTTTAATTATTGCACCAATCGGAGCCGAAACAGCTGTGTAGCCATCGTCACCTTTAAGATAAAATACGCCCTGGTCATAATAATATTCATCTGCTAAGTTCAGGGCAGTATTTTTTGGTGTATAATAATAATTTTCCTGGAAATCCATAGGGGTTATATCATATGGACCAGAAAGAGCTAGCGCTGCTTCACTTAGGTTATTGCCATTTCCTAAATCAAAATTCGAGGCCAGGTTAATATCAGCCGGCATATCATTATCAGCAAATGAAACAATTATGGCAGTAGTTGCAAGGACAGCTACAAAAAATCCCCATGGGTGCCACATCGGACCCCATACAAAAGGACGGAATGGATGAAAGCGGTAAGGGTGGTAGCACATGAACCTGCGGCCTCCATAAACATAGGGCGGCCGCGCATAAGGCCTTGGATTTCTTCTTACAACAGTATTCCGGCTGTTATTTACGCGCACATTTGTACTCTTGTCAATGTTTATGTTTACATTTTTGTTGTTGGAGCCTACATTATTGTTTCTGTTACCCGAATTATTGATATTGTTCCGATCACCAGCACCTGGCTTATTTCCGGTAGCTGGCCTGTTTGCCGTCCCGGTGGATGGCCTGGTTCCGGTGGTCGGTTTACTAGTCTTTGCTGGCCTGGCACCACCACCTTTAGGCCTTTGCGCTGACAGTTGGAGACCGGCCAACATTAATATTAAACCAAGTCCGAGTACATACCTGAATGGATTTACTTTCATAATTATTGCAGTATTCATTTTTTGTCTTTTAAATAATTAAACAATTTGTTACTTATCTTCTGAAAGCTCCCATAGCCTCGCCATGTCCGGGCTTAAGATGATTTCTATACGCCTGTTTTTCTCCCTTCCTTCCGGGGTATCATTATTGGCTTTAGGGCTGTATTTGCCTTTTCCCGCTGCAGTAAGCCTTGATGGATTGATATTATAGAGGTCATGCAAAACCCTTACAACCGCAGCACCTCTTTCAACACTCAAAGACCAGTTGTCACCCACCCCTTTTACAGGCAGGGTATCCGTATGGCCAACAATAGTAGCCGTTACAGCCGGGAATTGACGCATTACTTCTGCTAACATATTTAAGGATTCCCTTCCTTTGACACCTATAGTTGAACTACCCGATTTAAAAAAGTACTTATCAAGAATATTTATATGTATCAAACCATTCCTGTAGGTCACATCACCGCCGTCTTCTTGAAACTTAGCAATGGCAGCCGCTGCTTTCTCCTGGATTTGTTTCATAGAAGTACCATATTCTGCCAAAGCCTTGTCCAGGTTTTCCATCCGATGTGCCATAGCAGCCTTTACCTTTCGGCAATCCTCAGCCTCATTTCCGTATTGAATATTTTCGGCTTTAAGCTGGCTAATTGCATTTTGGTCTTCTGCCACCTGCTTGTTAAGTGTCTCAACCTGTCCCTTTAAGGTCTCGTTCTCAGCTGTAGCAGCTTTTAATTTTTTTCCGGTGCTGCAAGAAGAGAAAATAATGCCTGCAGCGGCTAATATAATAATGGTCTGTTTCATGGTGATGTTTTAATTCAGTTGAGAATTTTTAATCTTCTTTTTATGAAGGGATGAAATTAATTATTTTTGAATCAATTAATCATAATTATAATATTTCGGCGAATAATGATGCAAATTCATATAAGTGGCTCTGAACCTGATTTACAGGTCATTTATGCCTTCAGGAATTACCAGGATGGGTGCTGTTTCGGCTGAAAATTAAAATATATGTCTTTGTACGATTCGCGGGTTGAGGTACTCTGGATGTACCATTTAGTATTGTCATTATACTTCTTGAAAATAATCCATTTTTTAAAATTTTTCATGATAAAGGGAGCGATTAATTAACCGTTCAAACCTTTAAATTTGACAGATTTTCTTATCCTCCTATAGTTTTATCATTAGTAAATAAGTTTGGGAACAATAGAAGGTCATTTCAAATTTACTGATATAGAATGGGGCAGGTTTTCACAGGAGGAAAGATGCCATTCGAATGGTTCACCAATGAAGCAAATTGGTTACCTGCCTGGATCCATATCCGCATAAATGGCACAGAAAAGCCATTAAACTCATAAGTACACAACTAAATGATGTTGTAAAAACCCTTGGCTCCGGCGAAAAATACAATAGTACCCTCACCAACGCTCCTATAAAATTTTTAGCCTCTTTAACGACGAAAAGGAACTGCCATCTTTCTCCGATTTTATATCGGAATACCCGGCGAGTTCTTGAAAGTGGAAGCTACAGAGCGGTATAAGGTGGTCAAAGTATGGTGCCGCATTTGTATGAAGAAAGGAAAACTGATTGAATTCACTGCGCAGGACATGGCGGGTAACATTGCCTTTGTAAAACTATCCGTATAAGCCGGCTGTTAACTACATTTTATGATTTCATTATAACAAAACGGATGCTGTGGTATCAATTTCGCAATTAGCTCATCATGGATTCGCTAATGTATACATTATGGCTTGCTGATGATGATTCAGATGATTGCCTGTTTTTTAAGGAAGCCCTGGAAGAAATTCCTATTCCTTCAAAATTGGTCATGGTAAATGATGGAATCTTATTGATGCAACTTATTTGCGAAGCAGAAAAATTACTGCCCGACGCTATTTTCATGGACCTCAATATGCCCTGCAAAAACGGGTTGGATTGTTTGGTAGACATCAGGCGAAACAGCCGTTTCCGGCGCATTCCCGTAATCATCATGTCTACATCGTCTGATAAAAAGATGCTTGGGCGTTTGTACCAGAACGGGGCCAGTTATTATTTCAAAAAACCACCGGATTTCGCAGGGTTAAAGAATGTGATCAGGCGTTCCCTGGAATTAATTAATGAACAACAACCTTTTTCCCTGGAGAATTTTGTGATCAATGTTGATTAAAAAGGCCTGGTCTATGATAGGGTTGAACGTTTACAGGTAATGTTGGCCAAAGTATCCGGGTTTTTAAACCCATCACTGTGCTACCTGTTCAGGTTCCTGTTCAGGCTATAACTGAAGTCGGCATTGCCCACATATAAACTATAATCCCGCCGAAGGAATAAAATCACCTGTTCGTCCAGTACCAGGAAGGACATGGATTCTTCCGGTTTATCAGGGTCCAATTGGTAAATGATGGCATTGGGTTGTGCAGGTATTCCTTTAATAATGGCCCATTTGCCGCCCACTGAATCAGCACGGCGATTGACCGTTTTTAAAATATAGGTTGTAGGGGCAAGTGTCACAGGGTCACGGTTCAGGATCACGCGCCATTTGATTTTAAAGCAGTCAGGCTGAACGGCGAGCCGATGGTCTTTCGCCAACTCGATACAGGGCGTCCTTCCATCAAAGGTTAAATGCGTAGCTGAATCTTCTTCCAGCCTGGCGGTGGGTAAGAGGCGCGGTAATTCTTTTGATACTACAGTGCCATCCTGAACTCGGTTGAGGCAATAACCCCAGCCGCCATTGCCTGTCATCATTTTGCCATCTGATGTCAGTAGGTGGTAGACCTGATCGTTTAACCTTTGAAGCCGGAAGCTTGCTGCAGGTTGGTTTGAAGTGAAAGTATAGACTTCACCGGGATTGTAATGGCCGGCCAGCATATGGTGGTTATCCTGCTTAAACCCCAAAGTATTTGGTTTTGCTTCGCCATATTTCAGGTCTGCAGTAAATGTTTTATCTGGCCGAAGGGTCAGGTGCCAACGGATAAAATCTATGGTGCCTGTTGTTTGTATACCCAACATGGCTAGTATAGGGGAATCTGCTGGAGTACTGGCTGCCAGGATGATATCCCCTGCTTTTGTACGGTCAGGCGAACCTGTGCAGGAGCCTGATGCGAAAGCTGACACTACCAGTAAAAGGAGATACTGAATTACATGTTCCTTTTTCATGGTATCATTTTTTGTCTGTAGTATAGTCGCCCGGCAGATCGGGTAAGGCCTTTTTAAAAGTATTCCCAATGGGCAGAGTTAGTTTGCCGGACCTGGATCAAAAGGATAAGGTAATTAATTTTTTAACTCATTAGCTAATGGAGACTGGTTAGCGCGATTTCAGTAAAAAGCGAACGGTGCCCGGTTAAAATAAGCTGCAGCAGCATAAGGATGGTCTTGTAAAAAAGCGCGTTCCGGAAGCGATCTTTACCATATTGAATTTCCCAACCATAGGAATACCGGCATTCCGGCCACATAGGTAAGGTAAAGCCTGCATACATCGAAACGCGCTGCTTCTTAATACCAAATACCTTTATACCAAATATTTCAGGGGGACGTATGGGTGGGGATATGAGCTTACAATTTATCCTTAATTTACCAGGGATATTATAGCCATAAATATACCAATATTGCTGTTAAAAAAATCATCCCGTATCCTATATAGAGATATTTTCTTAATGCAATACTTCCGGCCCAAATACCTATACCCATTTTAACCAGGGTATTACTGATGGTAGCTATCAAAACAGCTTTAAGTGCCAGTGAATAATCCAGTTTGGCACCGGCCAGTTTAGAAACGCTGATAGTAATGGCGTCTATATCGGATAACCCGGCAAAGCCACTGGAAACAATTAATCCTTTTTCCCCCAGGTGTTCATTTGCATAATTTACGACCAGTAAAACCACCGTATAAATCACCCCGAATAAAATGGCACCCTGCAGGTCAAGTGGTTTATTTTGCCGGAAAGAAGTTTCTATTTTTGGGGATCCTTTTTGTTTAATATACAGGAATACCGTTACGCCGATCGCTGCCACGAAGACCAGTGAAAATGCCAGCCAGCTTGCATCGAACAGGGCTTTGTTAAAAACAAAGATCAATACAAGGACCCGGATGATCATAATGGAAGAGGCTGCCAGGATTGCAATGGCACAGCTATGTGAATGTTCGTCATTCTCCTTACTTTTTTTTGCAAAAACCCAGGTTACGGCAGTGCTGGAAACCAGTCCCCCGACGATACCACTTAACAGTATGCCTCTTTTTGCACCAAGGAACTTCATCAGCAGGTAGCCGATAAATCCAAGTCCGGACGTAAGTAAAATGACCCACCCTATTTCGCGGGGGTTCAGGATATTGTTAGGGCCGAAATTCCTGTCGGGTAAAAATGGGAAAACCAATAAGGCAACCACCACATAGCGGATGAAATCATACAGCTCATCTTCCGTGATCTTTCCGATAATAAAATGGAGTTTCGGTTTTGAAGACAACACAACGACGACCACTACCGTGATCATGAGGCTGATGGTGATATATCCTAAAAAAGACAGACCGCCCAATAAAAAGCCGATGAGTACCGTAAAATCAGTGGTCGTTCCTATATCCCCGCCGGTGGCCTTGAACCAGTAGGATATTCCGGTTAAAATGCCAACTACCAGGATGATGGAAAA comes from Flavihumibacter fluvii and encodes:
- a CDS encoding ArsR/SmtB family transcription factor, with protein sequence MNLRRDVFQAIADPTRRAILLLVAAQSMTAGAIAANFDTARPTISKHLQILTECELLEQKQNGREIYYNISAKKMKEVSDFIEPFRNMWDDRFNNLETIMKKYKTK
- a CDS encoding response regulator; protein product: MDSLMYTLWLADDDSDDCLFFKEALEEIPIPSKLVMVNDGILLMQLICEAEKLLPDAIFMDLNMPCKNGLDCLVDIRRNSRFRRIPVIIMSTSSDKKMLGRLYQNGASYYFKKPPDFAGLKNVIRRSLELINEQQPFSLENFVINVD
- a CDS encoding SRPBCC family protein; the protein is MERKTKIHAEDGKQDLMIIREFDLPLELLFKAYSEADIVEQWMGTKVLKLENKSHGGWQFETTDTNGNKVFSANGVIHEFSPNRKITRTFEMEHAPFDVQLEFLEFEQLTEGTSKLKIHVVYRSVALRDQMLQLPFAQGINMAHNRLQEIVSKLK
- a CDS encoding DUF6515 family protein, which translates into the protein MNTAIIMKVNPFRYVLGLGLILMLAGLQLSAQRPKGGGARPAKTSKPTTGTRPSTGTANRPATGNKPGAGDRNNINNSGNRNNNVGSNNKNVNINIDKSTNVRVNNSRNTVVRRNPRPYARPPYVYGGRRFMCYHPYRFHPFRPFVWGPMWHPWGFFVAVLATTAIIVSFADNDMPADINLASNFDLGNGNNLSEAALALSGPYDITPMDFQENYYYTPKNTALNLADEYYYDQGVFYLKGDDGYTAVSAPIGAIIKTLPSGYETITLDDNTKNYYYGGTFYEKNSKGYKVVAPLAGSVVEHVSEGGEEVKMGDVTYVKLGETYFQPIQLDGKDMYEVANVEDDK
- a CDS encoding MgtC/SapB family protein encodes the protein MDDFLIDTGTFQLSQTDFIIRLFVAIGIGAIIGLEREHAAIKEKTESFAGIRTFIMVLVLGFVGSMTFYVLSPWVYFSIILVVGILTGISYWFKATGGDIGTTTDFTVLIGFLLGGLSFLGYITISLMITVVVVVVLSSKPKLHFIIGKITEDELYDFIRYVVVALLVFPFLPDRNFGPNNILNPREIGWVILLTSGLGFIGYLLMKFLGAKRGILLSGIVGGLVSSTAVTWVFAKKSKENDEHSHSCAIAILAASSIMIIRVLVLIFVFNKALFDASWLAFSLVFVAAIGVTVFLYIKQKGSPKIETSFRQNKPLDLQGAILFGVIYTVVLLVVNYANEHLGEKGLIVSSGFAGLSDIDAITISVSKLAGAKLDYSLALKAVLIATISNTLVKMGIGIWAGSIALRKYLYIGYGMIFLTAILVYLWL
- a CDS encoding ester cyclase — encoded protein: MFKSKPAPIKAFFCFLFFCILQQNLKAQSKKADTASTTAKNKELVLSIFQQAINEKRLGYFDKVYAADAIDHSAFPGQEPGLGGIKKAVSGLLSDIPDLKVTVEDLVAEGDKVATRETWKGTKKTTGKTGTGSIIHIFLIRDNKVTEEWSQGWDWLEKF
- a CDS encoding DUF4256 domain-containing protein, producing MSKIKINKKKLSPEQHEELLFALKSRFEKNMNRHNGLEWANVQAKLEANPEKLWSINEMENTGGEPDVIGQDKKTGEYLFYDCAAESPKGRRSICYDHEALESRKEHKPENSALEMAAEMGIELLTEEQYRDLQKLGIFDTKTSSWVKTPSVIRRLGGAIFCDRRYDHVFVYHNGAESYYAARGFRGSISV
- a CDS encoding DUF4199 domain-containing protein, with the protein product MKKTVFVCGLAAGLISASMFIGLMILGKAGDDHFENGMVIGFSLMILAFSLIFVGTKITRDKYNGGIISFGKAFRVGLYITLIAATIYVLVWLIDYYLFIPDFADKYAAQAIKKLQESGATADAIAKKTKEMEAFSRMYKNPFFNALITYSEIVPVGLLVSLVSAWILKRKTPAILPESH
- a CDS encoding OmpA/MotB family protein, encoding MKQTIIILAAAGIIFSSCSTGKKLKAATAENETLKGQVETLNKQVAEDQNAISQLKAENIQYGNEAEDCRKVKAAMAHRMENLDKALAEYGTSMKQIQEKAAAAIAKFQEDGGDVTYRNGLIHINILDKYFFKSGSSTIGVKGRESLNMLAEVMRQFPAVTATIVGHTDTLPVKGVGDNWSLSVERGAAVVRVLHDLYNINPSRLTAAGKGKYSPKANNDTPEGREKNRRIEIILSPDMARLWELSEDK
- a CDS encoding response regulator transcription factor; translation: MGSIFSGYKVIFLYGIALAAIMLLLRWLEFRFIIMDHSFEVYIGAIALIFTSLGIWFALKLTKPKTRTIIVEKEVYITPPVDGFVPDDSTLQRIGISKREWEVLELMAKGLSNQEIATQLYLSLNTIKTHSSNLFEKLDVKRRTQAIEKAKRLGILA
- a CDS encoding M24 family metallopeptidase, with the protein product MALRRRDFINLSALAASGVFTGLHSSAFAQKGTKELSDITGDVSPISVAEREARIAKAQQLLVQHNMGALVLDCGTSLEYFTGISWWPSERTMVAIIPVKGPVAYVCPAFEEPRLREQLTIGKDVYAWQEDESPYKQIVTVLKNAGITSGTIGIEEQTRFFIADGIRKEAPQLNYVSGDPVSIACRLVKSPAELALMQKANDITLAAIKMGISQLKEGMAPPELSAIINKAQAQLGGDPDFALCLFGEASAFPHGTKVPRTLRKGDIVLMDCGCKVHGYCSDITRTVVYGAAPTQRQQEIWNLEKKAQAAGFAAAKIGVPCGYVDAAARKVITDAGFGPGYKTPGLPHRTGHGIGMDGHEWGNMVKDNPLVLEAGMCFSIEPTIAIPGEFGVRFEDCVYMTAEGPKWFSQPAKSIQEP